The following nucleotide sequence is from Amia ocellicauda isolate fAmiCal2 chromosome 2, fAmiCal2.hap1, whole genome shotgun sequence.
gaTGTTTGGTGGATCTCGAAGATGTAGTGAACAGTTTCACTCTTGAATAAAGGGAAATGTTGGCTGCCTTAAAAGTTTTTGACAAATGAAGGGGAACCCTTTATATATGGTCCCAATTACACCAAAAACTCACTGAAGACTTGAACAGTGTGAATGCGAGTTTGTCAATGACGTTTCATGTGACATATCCATGCTTGTGACATCAATTTTTAAAACTCCTTTTCAATCTGTTCTTGGTGTAACCTGGGTACCAACACTGTTCCATTACATTTCGTTACTGTCACTTGCCCTCGATCTATGTTCTGTATGTTTCAGTGCCCCCTTCTTCGCATAGTTAAGACTGCCAtgttaccttttttattttttggtttactCGATAGATGAGCACTTGTTTACTAGCATTAAATGTGTTGCCAAACTATAAGGTTACTAAACATCATTTTAGTACCCCGTCGTCTTTCCTAAATGTATGATGCAATGTTTCAGAGATTTAATTAAACCCTAAGGGATCTATTGAGATGAAAAATGTTGACAGTTATTGTATTACCTAATGATTTGTTACAGCCAAGATGGCAGCCTTGACATTAGAATAGACAATTAAACCACTTTTTGAAACTACATAAAAAAAGCTTAAATTTCCATCTAGAGCAACAATAAAAAGAAACTGGAAATGTGGataaaatttaaatttaaaaactcCTTTTCCTCTGTCAGCCACCAACCACATTAGAATATCCTGACCATGTACAGTATTTCTACAAATAAATCTATTTTTTAAACTTAACCACCTGATGTGCTTTAATGATAATCAATGGATTCAGTTATCAGATATGTCTAGACTgcttgtgttaaaaacaaaattagatTAATCATCAGTCTAATCAATAGATACAAGCTGACCACTGATACCAAGAATGTGAAGCACATTACAGCCTCTATGACTTATgggaatatacatatatataagtgCTTAATTACCAACAATACTACTGTACACTGTATACTAATGTCTCACTTCATACACTGCCTCTCCACATTTTTTTGTTGAACCAAATGCATATTTAAACTGGggatatatacatgtatatagcaTGCCGGATTCTGTACATTCAGCGCACAAGGGGTAGCCTATATACCGATTAAACCAAAAGCGAATGGCACAGAGTTAGGTACCTATCAGAGAAGGTAGATTGATTGTTTACACCCATGTATATTGAAAATATTCAGCGCTTTAAAGTGAGTAATCGGGAAGTACAGTTAGTGCAAGTTGATCTGTTACCTTGTGGAGGCTATGCAGTGTGGAAGTAATGTgcagaaaacaaattacaagAACTGTAGTGTCAAAGAAACAGGACACCAAATAATTCAAATGTAGGCTGCCAAAACAACTCTAATGACAGGAACTAGGGACCTATAATACCTTGGACAGGAATCTTAGTCAAGGGGCTGAATCCTGtataatatacatgtatgttttaaatggttttcaCTATTTTTCAATGCAGCCCAATCCATTTGTTTTCCAATCTGAAAATAGTCTGTGATCATGATATCAAATATTCCAGAACTCTGATTCCAGGTGTCAGTACACACTAGATTTACACAAGACTAAAACTTAGAGATGAAGTCTACTTTAGGATGGGCTTATAATTTATAACACTAAATTACTGCCCCCAGCAAACTGAAGCAAAGTACCGAGTACAGGATGGGCTGAAGTCTTATTCTAGGCCTAAGACAATGAATATCCCACATATGTCCATGTTTGTATGCCACATTTGATGGTATTTAATGAAAACCTATGCAAATTtgaaatggaggaaaaaaaatccttgttaaaacaaaaatggtctCTTGGAATAGGAGTTGATCATTAATTTAACAGCAAATAAATCTTCTAAAGCATTTAAGGAATCAGTGTCTCAGTTTGTATAAAGAAATAATGTTGTACTCATCTCAAACCATACTATGTAATGTAACATTGCATAATCCAAAGCAGcagagtattaaaaaaaataaaaaataaatcaatacataatttGCATTAAATGTATTGACTTAATATTAAAGGCACCATCTCcacattcaaatgaatgtaagGCACAGTAGAGAAAATGTACAGGTACATTAAACAAATTCAGAGGTTTACAAAAAAATTACATCAAATAATCAATGTTCATTTGTTTGTCCCACAGAAAATCTCTGAAATGTTGTTTGTACAGTTTGTCTTTGTATAGGAGTGAATGTTGTGACCGTCTCCCTGTACTCTTCCAgtattgtaattaaaaaaaaaaaaaagcaaatctaTGGCTATATGAAATCTGTAAATAACAAATTAACTGGGTCTCTAAATATGTTCTAAATTTTTTGTACAGACTGAAACTGCATGTAATTGTTTAACTTATTGTTTGTCTTTAATGATGTATGCAGTTTCTTATAAAGAAAccttatttaaaaaagtgtCTGGGTTTACATTTTCATCACTCTTTCAATTGTATCTCACTATCACCTTCACATTGCACCAGCAGGGACAATCAGTTATGCCTTTGCACTTGTATGCTGCAACACTGCTTAGAACTAAACTAAATTCACCCTGaccagattatttatttatatccacATATGCATTAGTGGCCAATTTCTTTGCATTCTACAGTACCGTAATTGTTTTTTACTTCCATCCTTCAAACACATGAAAAGTAAATCTTAAAGGAATTTGCTGTAAAAGCACAACTTAGGAACATTTATTGTAGCTTTAACCTCAACTTCCACTCCCAAATAGTGGCTGCAACAGCTAGGGAATAAacattaatgtttcaaaattgaAGAACTGTAGTGATTTCTACATTAAATGAGTCTGTTCTTGGGCGAGTGTGAAAGGCAATAATCAAACCAGGAGAAAAACATTGGATAAgagttttgcatttaattatttacagcTGAAAACAAGCTTACCTTCACATGGTTTATACCGGACAATTGTACACACAGTGCTAGAGCTTGTCCGCTCTACAGAACATGCGATTTCCAGAAATGGCCCAGGTAGTAGCCTATACTTGCACTTTCTACTCGGAGACTTCTTTTAGGTTCCATGTCAGATCAAGGCTTGATTTCCCATCATATAACATTGACTACTCTTCCTTCTGGACTGTGAACATGTGATCAGTTCAAACAGGAAGGGCTACACGGAGTGCATTGGTGTTCCACAGTATTTATGCCACAGATCAATCGCTTTGCTCACAATCGCATCAGTGTTTTCCTGAGGCATCTACAAGAGATAGCAAAGTGTTAACAACTACAGCCACCTTGGGTAATGGAAATTCTAAGAATAAAGAAAGCTTTAAAATTAAACTCGTATCATAAGTGCAATCATTGGTTATGCCTATGTATTTCCTCCATTATTACCAGGTATGTGTATCTATTACAATGAATGCTCATATGCTAAAACAAATGCTCAAATACTATGTTACTACTGACCATATGAATACAAAGCAATAACGGAAATACAGAATGATTTAGAACACATAAAACGTTcaataaatgttaaattataaaAAGGTATAACATACTGTGGTGTACActtatcagccataacattatgagcactgacaggtgaatgaataacactgataatctcgttatcaaggcacctgtcagtgggtgggatatattaggcagcaagtgaacattttgtcctcaaagttgatgtgttagaagcaggaaaaatgggcaagcgtaaggacctgagcgactttgacaagggccaaattgtgatggctagacgactgggtcagagcatctccaaaactgcagctcttgtgtactgtagctcaaattgctgaaaaagtgaatgctggttctgatagaaaggtgtcagaacacacagtgcatcgcagtttgttgcgtatggggctgcgtagccgcagaccagtcagggtgcccatgctgacccgtccactgccgaaagtgcctataATGggtacgtgagcatcagaactggaccccagagcaatggaagaaggtggcctggtctgatgaatcacgagttcaagatgttgacttggcctccaaattccccagatctcaatccaatcgagcatctgtgggatgtgctggacaaacaagtccgatccatggaggccccacctcgcaacttacaggacttaaaggatctgctgctaacgtcttggtgccagataccacagcacaccttcagaggtctagtggagtccatgcctcgacgggtcagggctgttttggcggcaaaatggggacctacacaatattaggcaggtggtcataatgttatggctgattggtgtatattaaACACCAGTCCAGATGTTTTCCCTTTACATTCTCAAACGTAAATAATCGCTAGAATGCCATGTATGTTACATAATATTGATTATGCTAATCAAGACCATCAATGGCAATTCAGCCTTAGCCAATATAAGTAATGACCTCATAATATCTGAGCATTGTGTTGCAAGTGCAATCCCTTTTATAGCACAACCGAATAGATGTTAGGCATAAATGATGAAGGGGTGTGTGGTTCCTGTGAAATAAAACTTGGGACCATAATGGCTTTACAGCATATTTACACCTAGACCTTTACCAAACATAAAAACCTTTACGGGAACAATCTTTGATATTACATCAAATGACTGCCAAACTCAAATCCCTTCTCATGTAACCCAGCATATAAACAAGTGCAACCCAAGTGGATAATggaaaaattattttaaatcgcACTGCTGTTGATTTATCCAACATATCTTTAGAGGAAATAATCATAACGGTGTATaatttagaaacaaacaaacaaaagacaagCTTCCAGCACCTACAGCTATCTATAGTAATGTCATATTGCAAAGGCATTTCTATTGTTCTCAAGATCCTACTTATGTAACTAGAAAGGTACATTACTATTCAAGCGTATATGATTCTGACGATTTATTATGTTAATAGGGTTCTCAGACAGAAACCTGTTCTAACCACATTCAGTGCATCAGTTACTGTATAAAATgcataaaggagaaaataaaaaacaatgtgtCCTTGTACACAAGCCCTAACCCATGCAATGTAATTACTGATGTTCTATTTAGActtaaatcataaataatatttaaaaacactggTTTACTCTCCAAGTGAATCTGTCAGAAGAGACCCCTAATATGAAGGTAGTACACTTTTACTACAAGATCTTGGTGTTGCTTTTGACACTCTCAAGGGATGAATATAAAGTCAATAATGATTTGATAATAAAAGACATTGtaaaatatgatttaaacaAGAAATGCATCTGATTTGTGGAATACTGCTAGGGATGGAAGCCATTAAACTTTATTCATGAGGTCCTGGGGACACGCTAAGGATGTATTGTTGCATTTTGAGTCTAATCAACAATGTCTTATGTGCTACTCCAAGTCAAAGTTGAGCTATAATAATATGCCGTCCTACCTTGTGGTTAATATGGTAATGTGTGTCATTATGGCTGCTTTGAAACTAAATTTTGCACAAATAAAAGTTATACTGTTTTGCAAGAATACTTACATTTCCCAAAAACTGAGTTATGCCTTCAGGCTTATTCATTCCCATAAGTACGATTTTATAGCTTAATAAGATCTCCACAGCAACAAAAACGAGAATTTTGCATGATCCACTTATTACTTTGTCCCACACcctggaagaaaataaaagaagtgATTAATAAGATTTGCCTTGACAAACTGTGAAAGCATGTTCCCGAGATTTCAAAGTTATTTTAAGTTTCACAATACTTGTTTCAGGCACAAGAATATACCTAAAAGGCATTTTACAAAAATCAAGTGTAGATTTATCATATAGCTTGGTTTTAGAGAGGGAAATTGCTCTTTTGTGTTATCTAGCTCGATGGATTATTGTAGTCATGGCTTTCTcggataaaaatatatatattttttttaaccatcaATAAATAAGGACATGTTTCCTGAAAAACTTGACAGATTCCACATGAGCGAAAACACAAATGCCAATTCACCTTATCCAGGAACTCAGTACAATTAAGGGAAATGTATCCAATTATATAACACAGGGCAGCTGAAAAAACTGAAAGACTAATTAAAATCGCCTAAACCGCCCGAAACAGGACAGTCAAATTCCTGTAGCGCAAATTAACCAGTTATATTAAAATCACAGGATAGATTTTAAGACTATAGCATTAGCCTCCTCTTCCACAAGACAACACTGACTTCCCTGTCCATTTTAGGCAAGGGTGACTAAGCACTAAATCATGGGTCTGGCCTTTATGTAACTTGTTTGAATTGTGGTCCACCACACAAACCTTAATTTACTTGTATTCATAAACCAATCTCAAGTCTATATCCGTACAATATCAAGtcttcaaaacacacatttaaagtgaTGAATATATTCCAAAAGAAAGGTTCCACAGGAAACCTTTAATGACCATTGAAGTTGAAACATTTTTGCACTGCCCACCATTTCTTTTaaggcttacagaaaatgttaCCTTTGCAGACTAGTTTCAGGTAAACATCCAGCAAAGCATCTCCTGAACCACAGATTGTAAGGCAGTTTATTCATCGCGTTGCAGGACTTCAGGTGGTTAAGGAGTCTGCTGTCTTCTAGGTTCAAGTAGTGCTCCAGACTCTTTGGCTGGTGAAAACATGCAGATATAACACATACAAGTGTTACAGCCATGGCTTAATTGCCAAATCGAGCAGAGGGGTTTATTTTAATGCAGTTGAATTACAAGTTGCATAAGAAGAGTCTCTTCCAGATGTCAAATGCAGAGGATACATTTAAGAGAAAGTATTTTGTGCTACTGCCTTTTTATAAatgtcaactttttttttttcaattggaAAATGCAGGCCCTACTCATAGGATTTGGATGCATCTTAAACACTGTCCACGGAGATGGTTGTATAAGCATCTGACATTTCCAATCAAATTCTTTTAAGATTTCAGTTCAATATTGTTGTCAAATGTCTTGAACTTACCAGGTGAGGTACTGAATCTCCGTATTTGTTATTGAACTGATGCACAAAGCATTTGATCAGCCAGTAACAGTCAATGCTGCTCTCCACGATCTCCCCCATGGCTTTTGCTATGGCAAGGAAATTATCTTCTGGCTTCTGAGAACACAGACAGTACATACAAATTTGAATATCCCCAAGGATACTGGGAAGGGAAAAGAAATCCCACTTAAAAGTAATGAGTTCTTATCAGCATGAAGAAAAGGTACAGACTTTCTGGCTATAGAGTTGTAAATATAAGAATAGGAAAACTAACATAAACAGTCAGGGCTCAATATGTGCCACTCACAAAGAACTGAGAGGGTTAGCCTacaccaggggttcccaaagtgcggccctgGGACCAAATGtggccctcgaggatgtttggtgccgCCCCCCCAAAGCCAAGCTTCAACcgcccttttctgaacctttactatatttttacactttctggaAATGTTccgttacaaattgcacatgtaatttacggggaaataataacacaattaaagttcataaatgttccttaacagaaataaaataggaaataggaaataaaaaggtatgatttgggacatattttgttttcatctgtgGTAAATTTTCTGCTGCGGACCCCATCCCATGCAAACTCCGGAAATTGGCCCttcatcaccagacattgggaacccctggccTACACACAAGTGAGGTGTATATCATTTAATTTTTCCCAGGTTAAACGCTTACATGGGTTCCCACTGAACGAAgaatgaaatgtgaaaaaaatatatatatgaaagtaATGTTAAACACCCAACGTAACTTCAGTTCATTTTTGGGGATTTAGGGCTACATTATAACATAAGTAATGGGTCATAAAATAACGCAAGTCTAAAAACTTTCACTTTAGGTTTAAACACATTCAGTGCCGCTCTTTAGATCTTGAATGAAGCCAAGCAGTCACCACAATCCACAAAGGTAGCCGTAACAACCAGATCCTTTCAGATCACAGACAGCTGTGTTTTCAGCTTGGAGGTTTATTTGGGGACGACGGACGTCTGTGTGCTGACGGTCATGCACCTCCAGGTTAAAGGCAGATGAACAGATGTCTAGCACTCCCAATTAGGGAATTAAAGGGCCCCGGTGCAGTCGTTTAGCGCAGAGAGGTCAAATCTTACCAGCTGCGTGATCTCTGTGCATCGGGGCAGCTGTTGGGACTCCAGCTGGTACATTCGCAGGTAGACCTCTACGGTGGGCGTGGAGCTGTGCACAAATCGCATGACCTCCAGTGCCTGCAGCACGTCCTCGTACTGCTCCTTCCGGTAACTCATCACCAGGGAGTGGGACTCGCCGTGAGGGGGCAGGATCCCTGCAGTGACAGATCACACAATCACATTCGCAGCCCTGatcaaacacacagctaaatgCACTTGATCTCTGCTGGCATCAAATGGAAACCCTACATAGGAAAGTTCATAAAAGCTGCAAGTTCTTCCCATCTTGGAAAAAGGAAGAAAccaattgtgattttttttttttttttttaaaggttaatGAGAGGGGATTTAGGCATATCTCTGTATATAAATAATCTCAGTGCAAAGATTGTAAATGCCAAATAAATTCTCTACTAAGCACTTATCATAGAGAAAAGTACCAAAAAATGGAAATGGTGAAAAATGTAACATATTGTAAAATTAACCATGTGAAAGGAGATGACACCAACTGTAAAggagtacaaaaataaatctgcttCATACGTTGGTTACTGTGTAAGCAGAGCCCCCTGTTGGTTACATTCATGCAGGTCAGTCactacattcatattttatggATTCTTttaatacaacattttacaaataataataatgaaacaaagtGACATTAAAATACTTTGTTATACAAACATGTTTGCATTTATGTATGTTTAAAGGCAAGATAAAGAGTGCTTAAAGTGTTAACCCACAACAGTTACTACAACTGTGTTTAATGGTTTTAATACTTTAAGGGCTTTGTAGATGCTCAGATGAGTAGGGTGGAGCTTAAAATGGCATTCATATGTGGAGTGAATAAAAATATCTAAGTATTCCTTTTCTGTAGACAAACTTCCACCTACAAGTAACGTATAGGATTGATCATATCTGAACTTTGTGGATAGTACAGTAGATATAGCAGAGTGGACTATAACTGCAtgtcatttttcttcttttataaacaattgtaagtttCTTGCAGTGAATAAAATGTGTACTTTCTCAGTGCTGCACAAGCACTCAAAGATAAAGTGGTCAGGCACACTGCATTGTCAGTTCCAAATAGCTTTATGATAACCTACTTCCTCACAATCTCTCTCATGAAACTTGGGACCATTTACACAAATAGACTACCTCACCTCAGAAAAGCATGCCAGCATCCAAGCAATACAGTTTCTCAGAAAACATGTGAGTATTGTCCAAATTGCTAAGGATGTAAAATGAACTATTACTAATCCAAAGCTCCAGTGGATCTTAGCATGCCACAGATTAAAAGAACATTAATATACTCTGCCCTTACCACTGAAACCATCAGAAAAAATACGAAGATCAACTTATCagcaaaagaaatacaaaaatgtaagcaaataaTTGCTGACTTTGGCCTGAGTGGGGCAAGTCAGACAGGCATGAAATTCATTGCAGATTCACTGCTGACTTGGTGCTGTAAGATTCCCATTAGGCTACTTGCACTgatgtttaaatatattcattTCCAAGTGCTTTTATGGATTCCTATCCTAACCTACATTCTCCAATGCAAATTAATTACTCTACCAGGATGGAAGTCCGACCTCAACGTTTACAGAAAGTGATATAATATATTGCAGAATAATAGTAAAAATCGATTTAGTTTGGTCTTGAAAAACATGCAGTCTTTTATAAAACATCCTCCTGGCTGATGCATACTATGTCTCTTTGTGAAGAATACAGATCGAGTTCtgcaatcaaatcaatatacaCGTCAAATCACAGCTACATCTGAACTCGATTAGTATGGACGACTTATTCTGAATACAGAGTAATTCTTGTCTTGTTTATATGCATTTAGCAAGAtctccattgtgctgtgcattaATTGCTGGTGGCCCTGGCATTAATTGAAGAAAAGCATAACGACCCATCATTTAAAGTCTATGACATCATCAAGTATTGCAGGTGCAATCTCTCACAAGCGACCAAGTCCTGTTTCTGTACCCATTTGTGAAGCAGATGAGGTAAAATAATATCACAACTATACAGGGAATACAGACTTCCAAAACCTAGTCTCTGCCTTCAGCCTTCAGCCGACCCTCATGTTACATTATTACCATTTAAAACACACTGAAGAGCactgacattttaaacattcattgtatattaacaaaaaaaaaaaaaccactgcAAAACTCTTCTGTGTTTACCATAATATTGTTTGTTTCCTATCAGAGAGACACCATAAAAAGGCCTATATTACACTGGCATATGGGATATCGATGTtagttgatttttattttttcttatagTTATGTGACTTGATGATTATATGCTGTGAAAGGTCATTATAATGTGAATGATATGATCCATCCATGTCACGCAATGTTAGCTATAAACAAACCACAATCGACCAGGGCAAAGGCTCAGGGTCAGTGCAAGGGTACACGTACCAGGATAAGCACAACTCACAGCTCCACAGAAACAAAGTGTCAGCAAATATCAGAAATAATTAACCCCATTTGCTTTATATTGTACTCAATGTGGGGAGCATCACAAAGGTATATTATTTAAGTCTTGTCTGAAATGCTGCCTAAAATACATGTGACTCAGTGCCAGAGGCTGATGTAACAGATCAATTAACACTCCATGTGGTCTATTTGAAGTTCATTATTATTTGACACGTTTCTTGTTTACCAAGAGCAAATCGTCATGTGAGAGGTAGCCTATATTAGGTCAAAAATACAGCTTCTTTGAATATTGTGAGGTAACAACAGATTCTACTATCACTGATAAGGTTAAGAAAACTTACCCAGCAGGACCTTCCACACAAGTATGCGATACATGGAAGGGAGAGGAAACCTCTGGCTGAAAGTGCAGAGCTTCTCCACATCTGCCAGAACCAGACACACATCacagttaaattaagtaatttcttGACAAAAAGCTGCCTATTTTTAATTGGAATAGCACTTCTATACAAATGTTTCCAACATTaatagacaaaataataatatgtagcTTAAAATGAAGATGAACTCCTGTTAATATTGAACATACAATAACATCatacaatataatatacaaGATCTGTTATATAATATGCATTCACCGAAGTCCCATGGTAATGACACAGGCCacaccccctttgggtagtattctcgacATTAAAGATAACTTGTGTGCCTGAACATCCAAATTCTCTCATGAGAGAAAACCACGCACGTCTCCTCGTTCTTAATTGTTTtctgaatgaaaataaatcctTCATGCACACAGATGACCTAACAGCCAGCCTTGCCAGTAAAGCTGTCTCACTGCCATGAGAAACGATCATTGTTTCGGAAGAACcttagtgtgtgtttgtagggTCAGATGAACAGCGAGGGACGCAGACACATCCGT
It contains:
- the tbc1d7 gene encoding TBC1 domain family member 7 — translated: MAEDPQRNFRSAYYEKVGFRGVEEKKSLEILLKDDPLDVEKLCTFSQRFPLPSMYRILVWKVLLGILPPHGESHSLVMSYRKEQYEDVLQALEVMRFVHSSTPTVEVYLRMYQLESQQLPRCTEITQLKPEDNFLAIAKAMGEIVESSIDCYWLIKCFVHQFNNKYGDSVPHLPKSLEHYLNLEDSRLLNHLKSCNAMNKLPYNLWFRRCFAGCLPETSLQRVWDKVISGSCKILVFVAVEILLSYKIVLMGMNKPEGITQFLGNMPQENTDAIVSKAIDLWHKYCGTPMHSV